The DNA window ACAGAGAGAGGTGTTTAAGCTTCTaactgcagtgcaaacaaaccaggaagactgccaattaaaaattatatgattgtaagcaacaaaatgctttaattaaCATAGTACCGCACTCCCCTTAAACAGAATATGACCTATCCATGCAACATGGCTGCATTAGCACTACTGTACTGTGAAAATAAGGTGAATTGAGTTTTCCTACACAAATGACATTCTTTTGAGACAAGGGCAGCTAGGATAACAATATGAATGCCCCGTGGCAGAAAGAGTAATACACTGGTTGTGTTATTACTGAGTAGGTCTTAATCTTCCATTATGCACAAGGGACTTTCtctattttttaacatgtaagCTGTGCAGTAACATAAGGTATATGACAAATTTGATCTGATTGCCTATTACAAAGATTATGTTTCCCTTGTTAAAGTTTAGGTTTACCAAGGAAAACAGGGTGCTATAGGATTACATGTTTGACGCCTAACCCTGTTAAACCCCCACCTTTACCAGCATTCCACAATGTAGATAAACCCAAAAAATTACCTACCTGATGCCAGGTAAAATACATTGGGGTATAAAGATATAGAATAGAAATACTTTAAAGATGAAGTTCAGGATGTGCATGTATCACCATGATGTGCATTgcatataaaacaaagtaaatttcatgtttttaatcCAAATTAAAAACCAAAACCATGTTATTTATAACCTCtaagaaaaatgtgtgtgtgtgtgtatatatatatatatatatatatatatatatatatatatatatgagctaGTATATGTCATTACTACATTGCAGACTTCTCCAAATGAATATTTCCAGCTAAACAATCCAAAAAGTTAAAGTAACACCATATGTAAGCACAAGTTGGCTGCTTAAtttaatatttgacatattttatgCTCACTCACCTTCCAGATTGTTGGAGAATCTTGATCCCATCTGGAGGAATTCTCCTAGTTACATAAATCTTTGGTAATTGTTTTCCTGCAGCCTTCATAGCTTGAGATCTGGAGCAGAAGTGATGACCTCCAACTAGTGTCCTGAACAGAACTTTTAAATGATAGGAAGTCCGCATGTTGAGGTGACATATAGCACAATTTCTGGAGGACTTTGGATAGCACTTGTGCCAGATGAGCAAGTCTGGAATTTTGTGCAAACAGTGAAAGTGGGAGGACATTCAAATTCATGGCCAATGGATAAGCTACATGTGCAGCTTACACCCATGACCTTTTTTTAATACTGGTAGATGATTAATAAGCTGTTGTACACAAGTCAATAGTGTTACCTAAATAGTCTGCTCATTTGCTTCCAAAAAAGTCccaatatatcaatttttttaatataatatatattatatgggttAGAAACAACAATAATCATTTTCGGAAATGGCCAAAAAACAACGTATCCTAATGAacaagtttcttttctttttttaatgtacctaAAACTTTTACTTACTGTGaattgcatttttctgcattAATTGGTGATGGTTTAGCTGAGATGAGACCACATGCACAGCTTTTGGATCATCACCTAGTGTTATATTCCAATGCAGTGCCACAGTGGGGTGAGCAAACTCAAGTGGATAATAAAGACTTAATGTCTAAAAGAATCAAACAGGCAAAACTTTTTGCCAAAAACTGGCATTGGCTGATGCcagtcttataaaaaaaaactgcagattatAAATGTGGACCAAGACGTCAGTTTGTATGCCTGGAAAATTGTAATTTGATGGTGCAAAGTCCAGGATAAAGGGCCTTCTCTTCTTCACTTTTGGGACAAGTGATCAGGTGGAGTGTGCTCCGGTGAATGCACCTCATGGAGGGATACCCTGTGTTTTTTATCCTGTGCTGGGCAGAGAGTCACTTAGAGGCTTTACAGGGACAATCTGTATGCCAGTTTACTAACCCAGGTAAAATGGAGACAGAGTCTGTATGTGAGCTTCAGAGCACAGTATGTGAGACACTTCCAGTGCCATTTTCTTGATAGAAAAAAATTGATGCTGCTGCAgtgaaaaaattgctttttgaACTGGGGAAGAACTGTTCTTCTACCCCAACTCTGTATTTTATATTAGCCCTTCCAGCTCAAActgttatattttcttttcatgatCAAATCTCAATATGTGCCTCTAATCTATGATTATCTCAATATGTGTCTCTACTCCATGATTATCTCTTCTTTGTCTCCTCTGTTTCATGATTCTAGTAATAATGTTTCTCCTTTTCTACTTCTGCTTtgtcttctcctcctctcccaATGTTTATGGTCAGCTGCCACAATCCTTCACCTCCTACCATGTTTTGTTTCCACTTTCCTCCCATATGATACTAGTTTTTGTTCTGGCTCTTGTGAACTTCCCTAACGTCCATGTTTAGCTATCTTTCTTTCCTGCCCCATGGTCCCTTCTTCAGCTCCTGCTCTGTCTCTTTTCCCAGTGGTCTACAATCTGATCCCTTTCTGGCTGGTTTACTGCGCATCTCCATGATCCACTTTTACTTTTGAACCTTTGAAGTTTTGTCATGGCACACCTTAACCATAAAACATATACTCAACAAAATAATTGTGTAATGAAGCAATAATTTATAGCTATGCTGTGCATTATGAAGAGTTCCTACCAAATTGCCACCTGCAGTAATGATTATCCTAAATTAACCAGTTTGAGCATTGgtgcacaatattattattattattattattattaataatattaataataataatattaataataatgatgataatataatttacagtaaATCCCTTAGCTAAATATTTCCTGAAGAATTCCTACCCTGCACAATTCCTTATGTCAAATAAATTCACCTTCTAAACTTTTGCatgtatatttattcatattagcTTTTTCGGCATAAGCCAGTTGGCCTTTTATATTAGCAGCAGAAAACATTATGCAGCTACAATAATACAGCAGCTGTCAAGTGTTTTTCAGAGTGGGAATCACAAAACAGACATATATTAGCTGTAGATTGCAGGCATACATAAAAACACTGCATTGTGCAAAACTGTGTTGAATACTGTTTCAGTTGGTCCTTATGGggtgaattttttatttcaagcaaatgtgcaatatttattataaaagatgGTAGTTTTATATCTGGTGTTGCATAAAACTGCTGTGCAGCACAATACAATAACCCCGTTAGTACTTTAGTTACATAATGGTGTTTGTTGTAGCTGTACTATTTGTCCCCTCTCTGTGTTAATTACATGTCTGCCATGTGTTTGGAAAGATTAGATTGTACACAATGGGGGCTTTTTGATGAGTACAGTGGCAAGGGTCCATGTAAAAACAGGATAAACACAATGGATGTAAGAGCTGTTATGGGCATTTGTTAATAGCCAAACAAGgacaattacattttacatttgtaaattgcAACTGTTCAACATGTCCCTTGGTGAACTGAACTGAATTGGGTAGCCCTGAAGCTATGAATGTTACAACTGCCTTTTCAAAACACTGGCCTGCATTGACTTGAAACTAACTCAAATCGGTAATCACTGGTGATTTTCAGCTATTGCTGTGTATTAACCTTTCTGAGggaataagaaaaatgtttttctaatatgAACAAAGCTTAGCCAGTGAAACAACACATGGATATATTCTTATTGATTAGCTTTTTCCTGACACcaattctttaaagttttatttcatgctatctttttctattttattatatattttttattgcattttcaaaaaagttaTACAAATACTTTGCTGAAACAAAGGTGATACAAAATTATGTTCGTGAATAGATATCATAACCACATGTATAAGACATGTAATGACAGAATTCCTCAGGGTCCAGAGGTAAGGGCTGGACACACAAAAAAAGGGAAGTCAGAAGATAGGAAAGCATAtaagaagagaaaacaaaaaaggaaatgggaTGGAATAAAAATGAGTTCACGGCTGAGGAAATATAACGAAAAGTGGGTCAGGAAAATGGTTGTGGGGTATGCCTCAGGTATAGAATAGCTTATTGGAGAAGGGAGGGCGAGGACCCAAGGGGCCTGTTTAATTACCCCGGGGTAATGTATGTGTATCTAAGTCCTCCTGTCTTTCTCAAAGGAGTTTGTCTGTTTAACTTCTCAAAGTAGAGAGTAGGGGACCTCCAAGATTTAGAAATGGtttgttttgtaacaaaaaatatgaaaaatcaaaATGCAAGTGTATTTTTATACAGATGCAAAGTTGTCTCAAACATTACATTTCACAGACATCAAGTCCACTTCCTCAACAAAAGCTAATTGGTTTCATCTTTAGTGCCACGAAGTAGAATAAAGCTTCCTCATATGGAAATCTGTGACTTTAATTTTCCACAAAGTCCTTAGCAGATTGAATAGtgatatgattaaaaaaaattgacctctATTGCCCTAGACAATAATCCTccgtttttattttttggtccgCATGGATTAACTATGACGCAACTTCTATGCATTCTTTGACTCTAATTTGCATTTGAGAATCCCACCTGGCCTAGGTTTTAGTTTAGGCACCCGGATTGGAgggaatattattttgttttttaaactctaaaatgtaattttatgtgaTGTATAGTCTGTTTTTGTTACTCCTGTTTTACATTGAATCCTTTTTTTAGATATTGAACTTTTATGTTGCACGGTTTTggtaatccatttttttttgtaaattcataATTGGTTACTTGTATTTTTACAAGTGCATTCCTTACTTATGTACTATGCACAactattctgttttgtttgttattttgtaaaaacccagaataaaaatattgaaaaaaaaatgtaccaaagtCCCATATACTGAAGGAATGCCTAGGGTGGCGGGAGAAATTACCTTTGGTTTCAGTGAGATAAGAAGCCACAGCTTTTTTAGGGGGTAGAATGAAAACTGGAAGGACTAATGAAGAGTTTAAGGTGAGTAGGTCATCCTAATAATGTTGAATCTGCCCAGTCATGAGACTTTAGGAGTATGCCAGAAAGAAAGCAAAGTATCTAAGGATTTAAAAAAGGTAAGGGTAGTTAGCCAGATAAAGAAATTCATATGTAGCAGTCTGACAGATGCCAAGGTAGGGTAGGAGTGAGCTGCTCTGTAACAAGAACAGGGTGTGACAGGTTGCAGTAATGTTCAAAATTAAGGCATTAGGATGAATCATATGGAGCCCCAAAAGCCTGGCAAAACAACCCAACAAAGGAATAAGACTTAAGTATGGTGTAAAGTGGAAGAAAATACCAAATATCAATTTGTAGGATGCACCAGTTTTGTCAAGTCTGATGAACGTCAGGATGTTAAAGGATCCACCTTTCCAAAGGCTCCAAAGCCAGAATGAACTGACAAGTGCCTCAAAGAAATGTGAAAGTAGAAGATTTAACTTCAACAATAGTTGAAGCATCAAAAGATGATACAAGGCTTGTGTCTAATGAAGAAAGGAAACTTGAAATCCCCAATGAAGCCAGACCTGAAACAGATAAGGCCAAGATAGGGTATCAAAGGCCTTGTGGACATCCAGAAGAgtaatataccgtgtttccccgacatccccaataaataagccatccccgatttttgaaaaaataattaaaataagacactcacccgtgaataagacatcccccgatatttgatccagtgtgtgtctccttgatgctggctgcagcaatcaatggaacatgagtgatcatgagtgactttcaacaataaatgtgtactgtagtcttcttcatggaaaaataagacatccccttaaaataagacctagggcatattttggcatttcaaaaaatataagacagtgccttataataggGGAAACAGGATAGTTTATATCAAATGTTAGTTTGTGAATTGTGAGGGCTGGATAGCATGGGGTGTACTATTTGTGCCTTgcatccaaaatgtatttaacaagaGCAGTGTCAAAAAACAGGACCCTGGCTCTCTCATAGACAAAAGGGCTTTTTCTGATTGTAGAATATTGTGCCCCGGAGGTGCCTAGAGGCATACACTCAGCATGCTACTACACAAAATGCAACTTTGAAGTTGAGAgagagtaaatatttttttaatgcttaggCCCTCAGATGCCACTCACCCACTCTAACCCATCAGTTTCATACAGATGTTTCCCAATACAGTCTTTTACTGTGAAATACCAGCGCACTACAgtaaatattgtgtatgtatgttggggggggggtattaaagaaatgtttcttaGCATGATATTCCCAAAATGGTATTTATAAGCCAACCTTGAGGGATTTTGCCTGCTCACctgaaataatgttatttttgaaagcagtaaatctgacattccctgatagagaatcttccagttcaatgtgtttcaatggcagtaatcgatttgccaccagggaatgtcacatttactgctttataattagagcTCTTAGTGTCATGTTTTAATATGTGAAATGATTCATTCAAACTTGAAAAGGTCATAATCGGTCtgattcaattttattttgtgagtttaatgtaaaaaaataacaagatcCATTATTTGTTGGTTCACCAATTGGTCACAGCAACATACATAAACTATAATGTATGTTCCTTTTGACCTGAAATGTATCCATCTTACACTTTTAAAGGAAGAATGAAGCCTCTGAAATGTTACCATTGTGTACAAATAAATACctcactagaaaaaaaatcacagttcaCCTCATTCTCTTCATGATAAAAATATCCAGTAAAATCATTCAATAAGCAAAATACTACAGACagtaacataaaaatgaaacTAATACAAAGTCATCTCATATAGTGTGAGTTTACAGTTGTTTCATTACATGGCACATACAATATAAACAGTCTATACATAAATACAGTCTAAAACAAATGATCTTTTCTTACACCAACAGGGAAATAGCACTTGATTTACCTCCCCTGTATGATTATGGGAAGTTTGACCTTGGCCTTTAATCTCAGCTAGCAacacttacaatttttttgcaacaatacaataaaataatcttgttATTTTAACCTGTCAGGCCAAAGGGGTCTGACTATGTGCCAATGGTGGGGAAGCGACCTTGCtacaggaaaaatacaaaattattgcatTTAAACAGCTTATAGCATTTGCACAACAGATTAAATAgcatagtaataaaatatagtgtagcatgattttttttgtgttggctCAGCCGGTGGATTGCATTTTCACATGGTGCAAATGCTGTTTGTTTTGCAGTGAAACTATTGTAGTCTAACAACATGTAATTTTAGATGTACTAAACCTACTACTAACCGATTATATGAAATATTACTGATGAACAGAtgcaaagctgatcttttggtcaGTCACacatctgaaacaagcatgcagataacggGGTTAGGTCTACTTGAAAGAGGAACTAATGTAAGTAGTACTCACCTCTGTAAGATCCCTAAGCAGCACCAATATCTTTACCCAGTCTTTTTCTGAGTTCTGCTTCTTCAGTTATCTTGGACGGCCCggaatgaataaactccaatACATGTGCACAAGAGTAATAAATTCATCCTGGTATCAAGATATGACAAGACTGTATGATATACCAGATTGCTCAAAATACATTTGATTAAAGACAGGTAAGAAGAAGATTTGATGCAGATGACACAAAGTTCTTTTCACAAAGCTGACACACCTGGATAAGAAAACCTATTTTGagtgacatgttttttttttttttcatggcattCAATGGTAAatcagttaagctgcgtacacacttgcaatttttctcgttggaaaggatctttcacgatcctttccaacgagaaaacactgcacgaagcatgaacgatgctgtacatatagcaccgttcatgctctatggagaggggagggggagagcgacggagcggcaccctgctgcgcgctctccccttccctttcattaggatcggtcgtcgtccatcgtccatggatccgccaggacggtcgtcggacgatgaccgactgtacacacggcagattttcgcccgataattggccgataccgattatcgggcgagaaaaatttgccgtgtgtacgcagctttacatggctaaaataaaagttacttgTTTTGTggtaatgctttgtacagtgggACTGTAATAAATCTCCTATAGAATGAAAAGCTAGTTCCTGCTAGTTTCATTGTATGCGAGAGACAAACAAATTAAAGCATAACTCCATATAGTACCTTTTAGGCAGTGACTGCAACAGTTTTCTTcagttttaggaaaaaaagggtaaaacataagaataaaaaaggtatgtgaaaaaatgaaatcatatacTGGATACTAATATTACTGGTATTCACCCTATACAGTTACCAGGATATAATGTTTACACTATAGTGGACCTAGGAATATGTTATAGAAAAGCTGTAGGAGACAATTAGAAGGTCAGAGATCACCTGAAGTGTAACAGTTGCTTCCTGACCTTATATACAGTATTACATAGCTAAAAGGAAGTAACTATCAGTCTTTGGGTGACTTCTGGCCCCAATCCAGTAAAATGCCACACTCAGTCATCATAAGTAAAACTAAATAAGCTAGAAACCGTAATGATATTGAAGATGAAATATTTAGATTTGTAAAAGCTCCATCAGTCCTCTTAACACAGTAACTCGACTCTGATCTTCCAAAATCcatctcctgcaataaaataaaattgtaaaactctGGTCTTGCCGATGTCTTCATCACCATTTTGTGTATGCTGTAGGTACATGTATCAGTCCATCTTCCTGACTTGTTTGCAGACTGGGCTGCACCTAATATGCCCAGGTTGTTGGCAAATGGCAAATCTTGTTAAGCAAATGGAAACATTGGAATCTTGCAGTTAGTTGCAATGTAGCCCATCAATGGCAATACAATAACATTCACTTAATATATTTTGAACTGCAATTATTATTCCATATTCATTGAATATTCAGGAAATTTCACACTGACACGAATAAGGCTTCTAAGTATAAAACTCTATATACATTATCTGACTATGGAATAAATGATTAAAGCAAAGTATCAAAGCacttacatacatattttgtCACAAAAAGTCCATTATCCTTTTCCTTTACACAGGATCCTCAGATAGATCAAGAGATTGAACCCTGAATTTTAGCCTCCTGAACTTTTGCTGAGTGATCTTCAGTCTCCTTTTCACATTGTGAAGCGTGCTTAAAGCTTCATCAAGTCGCTTTTTCAGAGCCTTTGGGCTGTCCATAATACAATAGTCATGCTCCAATGTAACCCTTTTTTCAACTGCATTTTGTGTGGGTATTTGTTCTAGGAGTGGTGGAGGTGGGAAAGAAAACGGCTCATCGACATCTTCAGGCACTGGAGCTGCGTTCTGTGACTTTCTATCCTGCAGTGAATAAGCAAATAAACATTAAGGTAAAAATCCAACATTAAGAAAAAACATCTTTACCCCCAGTTCTGTTTgttatacaattacattttttcaacaagtgcaataaaaaaagagttatgaaaacaaatgcaactaCCATATGTAGGgattagtaaactgcaatatgaGACATTATGTTcttggtttagatatactttcaAATAGTATTTTCTGCAAGAATAATAAGAACAGTCTTTttcgagttttttttttttttttttgtagcgtGGGGgatcccttaaaataactttcaggttataagggaaccccttttatgattattatagtcacagcttacagtacattagtgtggtggttggtTAGAAGAATGTCTTACACtgttggccattgggaggaatttCATTTTTAccagagatcattggtgtcagttaaactaactaactaaaaattgcttattgctcaagtaACCCTGCTTGTGAAACATTGCATAACACTGAAGAAACAAGTAGTGAGACTCAAGAGAGCTAACTAGCATTTAGACATTATTTTAccctatattatttaaatatatccgGATGCAGTTACATTTGGTAATTGTGCTGCCAGAAAAAAAGTTAACAGGTTAATAAAGAACATACAAATAATTACCTTTCTTGATTTCCCAGGAAAAGAGAAAACTGTTGGCACGGCATCTACTCTCAGTCGAATTGTCTGGCCGGTTCTGTCAAAACAATACTCTTCAAAGTGATCTGAACATAGCACTGCCTTGGAGGAGGGTTTAAATGTATCACGCCTCATATTCATAACCCATTTTTTCAGAATCTCTGGTCGTCCATGTGGAAATCTGCAAACATACTTATCTTTTAAAATCAGCGTCTTAATTTCCTTGTCACTGACAGCAAAGATAATCAGTGAGAATTTGTCTTGAATAATCATTGCAATACATAGAAGAGGCTGCTTAATATTGACATTATTTGTGAGTGTCGGCCTAAACAGACCACAACCTTGTCCTGATGTCTTGAATTAAGTGCTTGAAAGATTTCTGCTATTTTCAGTTGTGTCTCATCAAGAAACCTTATTAATAACTAGTAACTCTAACCAGtgcttctatattattattattattattattataactatccagtatttaaatagcgctgacatatcacacagcactttacaaagtccatttacATGTCACTATATGAAACATGTATGTGATAATAAAGGTTAATGCCTGGAAAAGTTGTCTCCATTGGAAAATgctgacaactgtaaaatgttggaatTCCCATCATTTCTATTCCAGTGATAATTATACTCCTGCCTCTCCATAATGCAGGACTTCAGGCCTAGCCAGCTAATAACATTCTCTGAAGGTGTCACATGTGTTCAGGAAGGGAGTATGCAACAGTATTGTTATTCTTCATAACTGGGATGACTGAAGGAATATGAAGCAGCAATTACATTCAGAAAATAGTGCCTAGTATAAGGTAGCAGTTAGGTTTGGGGATTTTTGGTTATCTTTTTTAGTACACAGGTTACCTTTGCAGAGCACACATTTGGTTAGCACAATGTAGGCAAATTCAATAACAGAAATTTTATGAAGTTTGAACttatatacatattcataatCTTACCGATGAAAAGACTTTCCACATCCGCGGGTTTGTCGGCTTGTGCAGTTAATGGCAGCACATGCGGGCATTGTTAGATGCCATACAAAATAACCTGCAATAGATTTAAGGAACAAAAGTTACCAGTTGTATATAACAAAAAtccacagcaaagaaaaaaaatgttacacagAAAAAATATCTATGTCATGTTCTAACAAAGGTACATCCACAACTCATTAGGAGTATACCAATTAAGAAAATATTGAGATTAATTTGAAGGTAACAAATGTTATCAACTCCAGAAAGATAAAAATTGTAGAACAACTGTCTTTATTTCACACAGCTGTAGGGGATATCAGAACCCTGAGAATGAACAAGGACACACATCCTTCTCATAGTTAAATCTAAAATCAGATATGCTTTTCCTGTACCCACACCCTCTGTAGGTTAAGGAACAAGACTATAGGTAACATTCATATAGGTATACTTGTACTATACTAGTCAGCGGAGCtctactatgctgacagctccgctcccctgattactcccgcagccctggagaagctgtagtatgtgttagaGATA is part of the Pyxicephalus adspersus chromosome 3, UCB_Pads_2.0, whole genome shotgun sequence genome and encodes:
- the LOC140326172 gene encoding THAP domain-containing protein 1-like, whose product is MPACAAINCTSRQTRGCGKSFHRFPHGRPEILKKWVMNMRRDTFKPSSKAVLCSDHFEEYCFDRTGQTIRLRVDAVPTVFSFPGKSRKDRKSQNAAPVPEDVDEPFSFPPPPLLEQIPTQNAVEKRVTLEHDYCIMDSPKALKKRLDEALSTLHNVKRRLKITQQKFRRLKFRVQSLDLSEDPV